A section of the Malania oleifera isolate guangnan ecotype guangnan chromosome 2, ASM2987363v1, whole genome shotgun sequence genome encodes:
- the LOC131149559 gene encoding uncharacterized protein LOC131149559: MSQAYLTALTQEIQRKLQRALASPSQRRNLLQELFADIALEVDDRARDIILTRTEDVIYPAEDESKNGLCFYDVLADHYVSAPESGGPILDLIVKLWSQSFASHIFSLLFHKWLFEVQIENSEVLLRYSYALVQGTTSVFWIDIQTNSRHFQSLFHYLVEEVALVFTRLNKIPLQAQRDLFLLLSRFIVFYDFGGRLESFLKQFPVYPNSFLVGGPADIFVIELTDQLQKLKVEPVLLHYFSHIKVLQGLELRMTTSTRLKTCLYSFTSPGGPMYPTRAVRHAAWDALDLLFPVGRHPRLLISLFFRLLYPWYWPSSCWNFIISCIEAVVYSVLRFFFSALDKWTTKPES, from the exons ATGTCGCAAGCTTATCTCACTGCTCTCACCCAGGAAATCCAGAGGAAGCTTCAGCGG GCACTGGCTTCTCCGTCGCAGAGACGCAACTTGCTGCAGGAGCTGTTTGCGGACATTGCTTTAGAGGTCGATGATCGAGCCCGGG ATATTATTCTCACGAGGACTGAAGATGTAATTTATCCAGCAGAGGACGAGTCTAAGAACGGATTATGTTTTTATGATGTGCTTGCTGATCATTATGTTTCAGCACCTGAGAGTGGAGGACCCATCCTTGATTTGATTGTCAAACTCTGGAGCCAGTCCTTTGCATCTCATATATTCTCCCTTTTGTTCCACAAATGG TTATTTGAAGTTCAAAtagagaattctgaagtgctccTCCGTTACTCTTATGCTCTTGTTCAAGGCACTACAAGTGTTTTCTG GATTGACATACAAACGAACTCGAGGCATTTCCAGTCTCTCTTTCAC TATCTTGTTGAGGAAGTTGCATTGGTGTTTACACGGTTAAATAAGATACCTTTGCAG GCCCAGAGAGATTTGTTTCTTCTGCTTTCAAGATTCATAGTATTCTATGACTTCG GGGGCAGGCTTGAAAGCTTCTTGAAGCAATTTCCTGTGTATCCAAATTCTTTCTTGGTGGGTGGTCCAGCAGATATTTTCGTCATTGAACTCACAGATCAG CTTCAGAAGTTAAAGGTGGAACCAGTATTGCTACATTATTTTTCCCATATTAAAGTTCTCCAGG GCTTGGAGCTGAGGATGACAACAAGTACACGGTTGAAGACATGCCTGTACAGCTTCACCTCTCCTGGTGGCCCAATGTATCCCACAAGAGCTGTTCGTCATGCAGCCTGGGATGCATTAGATTTGCTTTTCCCT GTTGGGCGACACCCTCGGCTTCTCATAAGCCTGTTTTTCCGATTGCTATATCCATGGTACTGGCCCTCCTCTTGCTGGAATTTCATAATATCTTGCATTGAGGCAGTTGTCTATTCTGTGTTGAGGTTCTTTTTTTCTGCTTTGGATAAGTGGACAACAAAACCCGAATCCTAA